The DNA sequence CGCGCTTCGACACCCCAGGCCATCATCGCCTTGTTCGCGCGGAGGCAGTCGTAACTGTGCAGCGCGTCGAGTTTGCGGACGGTCTCCTCGTGGAACTCGCGTGCGGACGGCGCCTTGTGGAAGTACAAGTAGCCGCCGAAGATTTCGTCTGATCCCTCTCCGGAGAGCACCATCTTCACGCCCATCGCCTTGATGCGGCGGGCCAGAAGGAACATGGGGGTCGATGCGCGGATGGTCGTCACATCGTAGGTCTCTATGTGCCGGATCACTTCCGGCAGTGCGTCGAGCCCTTCGTCGAAGGCGTAGGTGAATTCGTGATGTTCGGTGTCGATCGCCTCTGCCGCGACGCGGGCGGCGGAGAGGTCCGGCGACCCGGTGAGCCCGATGGCGAACGAATGCAGGCGCGGCCACCAGGCGCGGCTGCGGTCGTCATCCTCGATCCGGTCGCGAGCGAACTTGGCCGCACACGCGGCCACGAGTGAGGAGTCGAGCCCGCCGGAGAGGAGGACCCCGTAGGGTACGTCCGTCATGAGCTGGCGGTGCACGGCGGCCTCGAAGCCCGAGCGCAGATCCGTCGGCACAGTATCCGAGCCCGCGACGGCATCGTAATCGCGCCATTCCGGTGCGTAGAACCGGACCAGGCCGATCTCACTGTCGTAGACGTGCCCCGGTGGGAAGACCTCCACGTCGTCGCAAACGCCTACCAGCGCCTTCATCTCCGAGGCGGTCCAGAGACGGCCCACGGAGTCGCGCCCCCAATACAGCGGGCAGACACCCATCGGATCGCGGGAGATCAGCGCCCGTCCGGCCTCGGAGTCCCAGAGAGCGAACGCGAAGATGCCGTTGAGCCGGCCGAGGAAAGACGTGTCGCGGCACGCGGCGTAGAGAGCATTGATCACCTCGCTGTCCGATGCGGTGGTGAACTCGTAGTCCAGGCGCTCGCGCAGCGAGCGGTGGTTGTAGATTTCGCCGTTGACGGCGAGCGTCAGCGTGCCGTCGCGCGAGGTCATGGGCTGTGCGCCGCTGCCGGGATCGACGATGGCGAGGCGCTCGTGCGCAAGCACCGCTCCGTCGCGTACGGCGACGCCGCTCCAGTCGGGGCCGCGATGCCGCTGCTTGCTCGACATTTCGACGGCGCGTTGGCGCAGTGCGGCCAGGTCGTCTCCGGCGGGCAGGTCGAAACAGCCGAGAATCGCGCACACGGCGAAGGCTCCTCTCCAGAAGGTGGGCGGTACGCGCGTCGGCGGTCCCGTTCACTGAACAGGTCTCATGGTAAACGCCGTTCGCATCGCAGGCTCGTTCTGCGCGCGGCCGTGCGGGTGGCTCCCGGTCCGGACCTGTGGGGGCTGTCGCCCGCGGGGAGACGTCGGGATGTGCGGTGCTCAGCCGGCGCAGGGGGCTTCGTGGGTCTGCGCGTAGGCCGGATCGAGCGCGGACTGGACCAGATAGACCGAGCGGGGGTTGCTCACCAGCTGTTCGTGACTTGTCGTGTTCTCTTTGCAGCCGTTCTGGACCCAGACGTTGTCCACGGTGGCACCGGGCCCCGCGGTGAGGAACGTGTTCGAGGGGGGAGTCGAGATGCGGTCGCTGTGCGAGGCGATCACCGTGTAGTGCACGCCGGGCACGGTGTCTCCGCCGGCGTTGAGGCGATCGAGGAATTCGCTGCCGACCATCTGCTCCGCGTAGGACGGGCCCACGGTACGGGCGAGGATTTTCTGCACAGGGACGCCGATGCGCGTGAGCGCGCGGGAGATCGCGACGACGTCGCCGAACGTGGAGCCATGGTTGGTAGCGCCCAGGGTGACCAGGTTGCGCACCTTGTTGTCCGCGGGGGCTTCGGGAACCGCGCCGCCGTGGAACCGCAGGTACTGGCGTGCGACCAGCCCACCTTGGGAATGCCCGACCATATCGACTTGACGGGCCCCGGTCTCCTGCAGGACCCGGTCGACGAATGCGGACAGCTGGGCCGCGGACCAGTCGATGTTCGCCCCGCCGCCGAGACCCAGCAGGTTGCCGTCGAGGGCATTGCCGTCATTGCCGTAATCGGGTGCGAAGACGCAATATCCCTCGTCGGCGAGTTGCGGCCCGAGCGTCGACCACGTGGTCTCGGCGTCCGACCAGGTGCCGTGCACGAGGATCACGGGACGCGGGTGCTCGGCCGACGGGACGCATCCCCAATCATTGACGCGGGGCAGCGCTTGGGAGGCGGAAGCCGGGATGAGCGGTATGGCCTGCGCCGCGCCGGCCGTGAGGATAGCGGGGGCGCCGACGAGGGTGAGAGCGGACGCGAGCGCGGCCATGGTCGTGCGAATACCGGTCATGCTGGCCTCTCCCGGGGCTGTTGTATGCGGGTGTATGCGGGGCGTGCCCGTCGGTGGCACGCGGATTGCGGCGGTGGAGGTCTGCGCGCAAGGTGCCGATGGGACCCTGCCCTCGAGCAGTGGCCGATCATGCGCCGGAACGCACATTACCCTGTTGCTCAAGTTTCTGCTGTGGCGCCTGTGGTTTGGGCTCAGGCCGGGTGACGGCGCTGCGGGTGATGCGTATCGTTGGCGATGCGGTGTCGATCGACGTGAGGATGTGATCCGGCATGGGTGCATGGCAACGCGCGGCGTTCGAGTTCGCCGTCGATGGTGCCGTTGCGGCGGCCTCTGCAGTGCGGCGCCGGAATCACGATCCATTTCCACCGTCGCCCATCGACGGTGTCAACGACTGGACGGCTCCGCTCTCGGCGCAGCGTCCGCGCCCGGTGGTGCTGGTGCACGGCACCGGCGTCGGTGTGCGCGATACGTGGGATGTGATCGCAGCCGCCCTCGTGGCCGACGGATATCGGGTCTTCGCGGTCGAGCATGGCCGACGGCGCGGTCTGTTCGATGGGAACCTGACCGATCGACCGGGGGGCGGGGATATCGCGGATTCGGCGATCGAGTTGTCCGGGTTCGTCGAGAGCGTCAGGCGCGCGACGGGCGCGGAGCGTGTCGACATCGTCGCCCACTCGATGGGCGGGGTGGTAGCGCGCCAATACCTGCGGTTCTCCGGCGGGGCCGACCCGGCCGCGCCGGAGAACAACAAGGTCGGCCGGCTCGTCATGCTCGGAGCGACGAACCACGGCATCACATTCGGGACGATGCAGCTGATCGGCATGGCCGCGGAGAGGCTGGGCCTTCCGCTGGGCGCGCTCAGTGATGCCGCGTTGGGGCGGTCGCTGGCCCAGCAGATGGTGGGGTCGTCCTTCCTCGACCGCCTCAACGAAGGCGGCGACACCGTCCCCGGGGTGCAGTACACGGTGATCGCCAGCAGGGATGATCAGGTTTCCACCCCGCCCGAGCGCACGTTCCTCACCGCGGGGGACGGGTCGCGAGTGCGCAATATCTGGGTGCAGGACATCGATCCGTCCGCTCAGGTCGACCACATGCAGCTGTGCACGCATGAGGTCGCGGTTGACATCGTCCGTGAGGCGCTCGGAAGTGCGGCCGTCGGCGCCGACGGGGCGCTGGAGACACGCGCGGAATCGTGCGGGTGAGCGCGACAGATTACGCGGAGTCGGCAGAGTCCAGCCGACGTCCAGCCTTGCTTCTGGTGAGGTTTTCATCGGGCCCGTCAGGCCGGAGCGCGGGGTGATGCACCGTGCCATCGCGGTGGACGCCGCGGCTGTAGCGGTGGATCAGCTTCGCAGCCTTCGACGGTTGAAGGTTCGCACGGGTGACGTCGCCGTCGTAATGTGCGACCACGCGCGGGTCCATCAGTACGCGCCATAGCGGTGTCACCAATGCCGTGAGCACCATCAGTGCGTACCCGGCGGGCAGTTGCGGGGCCTCTTTGCAGCTGCGGAGGGCTTGATAACGCCGGCTGCCGTGCGCATGGTGATCCGAGTGCCGTTGGAGGTTGAGCAGCAGTACATTGCTGCCCGGGTGATCGCCGTTCCAGCTGTGCTCCGGGCGGACGCGCCCGAGTCTGCCGTCCGGCTCCCGTGCGCGCAGCAGACCGTAGTGCTCGATGTAGTTGACCGCCTCGAGCACGAGCATCCCGATCACGGCCTGCAGCGCGAGCCATGGTGCCACCTCCCAGCCGAATGAGCCGATGACGGCGGCGAACAGGACCACGCTGATCGTCCATGATTGGAGGATGTCGTTGCTCGGGTGCCAGAATCCGTGGCCCTGGCGGCGGAGGCGTCCGGCCTGCGAGCGCACGCCGGACAGGAACCCTCCGACCAGTGCGCGGGGGTAGAAGGCCCACAGGGACTCCCCGAGCCGGGCGCTCGCCGGATCGGCAGGCGTGGCGACGCGGACGTGATGCCCCACATTGTGTTCGACGAAGAAGTGGCCGTAGAACGACGGCGCCAGAGCCAGCTTGGCGAACGACTTCTCCGACCGTGTGTTCTTGTGGCCCAGTTCGTGTGCAGCGTTGATGCCGACGGCTGCGCTGATGCCCATGGTGATCGCCAGGCCGCCGCGTTCGCCGGTGGTCATCGGCTCATTCGCCAGGCACCAGGCGCCGAAGACGAACCCTGCGTACTGCACGGGCACGAACAGGTACGTGCACCATCGGTAGTACCGGTCGGCGGCGAGTGCACGCACGGCGCCGTCCGGTGGGCTGGAGCGGTCGGGACCGCACACCACGTCGATCAGGGGCACGGCGACGAGTACGAGATAGGCGCCGAACCCCCACAACAACCCGGACACGTGATGCGCAAGCAGCCACGCGAAAAACGGGCCGGCCGGCGCGACCAGCGACAGCGGCCACAGATAGCGCTTAGAATCCCGCCATGGACGGTCTTTGCTCATGACCGGCCTCCCCAAACCGCTGCTCCTGGTGTGAAGCCATCGCCAGTCTACCGCCTTTCCGTGCCCTCCGCGTCCCTGCGGCCCGTGCGTCGGTGCGGATGCTCCCACCCGGGAGAACGTGTCATGCGGTTGAAAACTGAATCTGACCTGTTTCAGACGTATAATACCAACGCGGACGCCCTGCTTGGGGTGTCTGTGGCCTTCGTAACTTGGGTGCGTGGAGTCGGGTGAGATGGCGTGCGACGCCGAGCCGGGCCGCCGAGCGCTGGTTGCCGACACTTGATCGGTTACGGTACCGAGGGTGCTTCGGACATGCGTCCAGTCATCGTTGTGTGAACCCGCTGGCTGGCACGGGGAGTGCTGTGAGTCGGAAGGGAGGGGCCGTGGCGGGATCGCTGTGGAGGGCGCGTGCACATCGCTTTGGCGCGAAGGGGTC is a window from the Tomitella gaofuii genome containing:
- the asnB gene encoding asparagine synthase B yields the protein MCAILGCFDLPAGDDLAALRQRAVEMSSKQRHRGPDWSGVAVRDGAVLAHERLAIVDPGSGAQPMTSRDGTLTLAVNGEIYNHRSLRERLDYEFTTASDSEVINALYAACRDTSFLGRLNGIFAFALWDSEAGRALISRDPMGVCPLYWGRDSVGRLWTASEMKALVGVCDDVEVFPPGHVYDSEIGLVRFYAPEWRDYDAVAGSDTVPTDLRSGFEAAVHRQLMTDVPYGVLLSGGLDSSLVAACAAKFARDRIEDDDRSRAWWPRLHSFAIGLTGSPDLSAARVAAEAIDTEHHEFTYAFDEGLDALPEVIRHIETYDVTTIRASTPMFLLARRIKAMGVKMVLSGEGSDEIFGGYLYFHKAPSAREFHEETVRKLDALHSYDCLRANKAMMAWGVEARVPFLDLEFLDTAMSMDPSRKTIADGRMEKHALREAFDGALPDSILWRQKEQFSDGVGYGWIDGLKDHAEKAVSDADFAAAATRFPHSPPQSKEAYLYREIFERHFPGSACARTVPGGESIACSTPEALAWDPAFAEAADPSGRAVLGVHGSYTRAGRVPG
- a CDS encoding alkane 1-monooxygenase; its protein translation is MSKDRPWRDSKRYLWPLSLVAPAGPFFAWLLAHHVSGLLWGFGAYLVLVAVPLIDVVCGPDRSSPPDGAVRALAADRYYRWCTYLFVPVQYAGFVFGAWCLANEPMTTGERGGLAITMGISAAVGINAAHELGHKNTRSEKSFAKLALAPSFYGHFFVEHNVGHHVRVATPADPASARLGESLWAFYPRALVGGFLSGVRSQAGRLRRQGHGFWHPSNDILQSWTISVVLFAAVIGSFGWEVAPWLALQAVIGMLVLEAVNYIEHYGLLRAREPDGRLGRVRPEHSWNGDHPGSNVLLLNLQRHSDHHAHGSRRYQALRSCKEAPQLPAGYALMVLTALVTPLWRVLMDPRVVAHYDGDVTRANLQPSKAAKLIHRYSRGVHRDGTVHHPALRPDGPDENLTRSKAGRRLDSADSA
- a CDS encoding esterase/lipase family protein; its protein translation is MTGIRTTMAALASALTLVGAPAILTAGAAQAIPLIPASASQALPRVNDWGCVPSAEHPRPVILVHGTWSDAETTWSTLGPQLADEGYCVFAPDYGNDGNALDGNLLGLGGGANIDWSAAQLSAFVDRVLQETGARQVDMVGHSQGGLVARQYLRFHGGAVPEAPADNKVRNLVTLGATNHGSTFGDVVAISRALTRIGVPVQKILARTVGPSYAEQMVGSEFLDRLNAGGDTVPGVHYTVIASHSDRISTPPSNTFLTAGPGATVDNVWVQNGCKENTTSHEQLVSNPRSVYLVQSALDPAYAQTHEAPCAG
- a CDS encoding esterase/lipase family protein, which codes for MGAWQRAAFEFAVDGAVAAASAVRRRNHDPFPPSPIDGVNDWTAPLSAQRPRPVVLVHGTGVGVRDTWDVIAAALVADGYRVFAVEHGRRRGLFDGNLTDRPGGGDIADSAIELSGFVESVRRATGAERVDIVAHSMGGVVARQYLRFSGGADPAAPENNKVGRLVMLGATNHGITFGTMQLIGMAAERLGLPLGALSDAALGRSLAQQMVGSSFLDRLNEGGDTVPGVQYTVIASRDDQVSTPPERTFLTAGDGSRVRNIWVQDIDPSAQVDHMQLCTHEVAVDIVREALGSAAVGADGALETRAESCG